A genomic segment from uncultured Marinifilum sp. encodes:
- the istB gene encoding IS21-like element helper ATPase IstB codes for MKLLDQIKNYADILRLTKMKNEPEVLLHQAQIDKPSYQEFTLQLLQREVQHRKKTDLDRRMKLARLPKDHNLDKYDFNMANGMTVPQLKQLRELLWMEQNYNLILMGPSGTGKTYVAGGLVSDAVKSGHKAYFITMEELITVLKLKEMTSSALNTYNRLLKSHLVAIDDIMLFPIKKHEALAFFNLINHLHEQTSVIITTNKSPQQWAEMLDDEVLATALLDRLLFKCEVVKLEGKSYRMENRKTIFEQQSTL; via the coding sequence ATGAAGCTATTAGATCAAATTAAAAACTATGCCGATATTTTACGGCTGACAAAGATGAAGAACGAACCAGAAGTATTGCTTCATCAGGCACAGATAGACAAACCATCTTATCAGGAATTTACATTACAGCTCTTGCAAAGAGAGGTTCAGCACAGAAAGAAAACAGATCTTGACAGGAGAATGAAATTAGCCCGCCTGCCTAAAGATCACAACCTGGACAAGTATGACTTTAACATGGCAAATGGTATGACTGTGCCTCAATTGAAACAATTACGGGAATTATTATGGATGGAACAAAATTATAACCTGATACTAATGGGACCCTCAGGAACAGGAAAAACGTATGTTGCCGGCGGTTTGGTTAGCGATGCCGTAAAATCCGGTCATAAAGCTTATTTCATTACAATGGAGGAGTTAATAACGGTGCTAAAATTGAAAGAAATGACATCCAGTGCTCTCAATACCTATAACCGCCTTTTAAAGTCCCATTTAGTGGCCATAGACGATATAATGTTGTTCCCTATCAAGAAACATGAAGCTTTAGCCTTTTTTAATCTTATAAATCACCTGCACGAACAAACATCTGTAATAATCACAACAAATAAATCACCTCAGCAATGGGCAGAAATGCTCGATGATGAAGTATTGGCTACAGCATTATTGGATAGATTATTGTTTAAATGTGAGGTGGTAAAACTAGAAGGTAAAAGTTACAGAATGGAGAACAGGAAAACAATCTTTGAGCAGCAATCAACGCTCTGA
- a CDS encoding LysR substrate-binding domain-containing protein, giving the protein MDYRDIVFIAVAENLSFSKAANNLNISQPAVTKHIKELEIKYNTNLFERKGNKIYLTHKGKIVYNTYKQIEQQYRELEFEIGQLNNNISGDFIIGASSTISQYLIPKTIASFHKRYPKLNIHLINGNSFDMERLLLDSKIDMAMVENQASQAGIQYKNFLDDELIIVSGKNSVCSKRKNISKIDLLQIPIVLREKGSGTLEVIKEAFLKHNLNFENLNVPIHLGSTESIKNFLLAFDGLAIVSKQAVKTELYSKSLVEIKVKGFSIPRKFRIANKMGHKSRQIELFENFLLQYNF; this is encoded by the coding sequence ATGGATTATAGAGATATTGTATTTATTGCTGTAGCCGAAAATCTTAGTTTTTCAAAAGCAGCTAATAATTTAAACATAAGTCAGCCAGCAGTAACCAAACACATAAAGGAATTAGAAATTAAGTATAATACAAATTTGTTCGAACGTAAAGGGAATAAAATTTATCTTACACATAAAGGCAAAATAGTATACAACACCTATAAGCAAATAGAGCAGCAATATCGTGAATTGGAATTTGAAATAGGACAATTAAACAATAATATATCAGGAGATTTTATAATAGGAGCTAGTTCAACAATTTCGCAATATCTTATTCCCAAAACTATTGCTTCTTTTCATAAGCGTTATCCAAAGCTTAACATACATCTTATAAATGGTAATTCGTTTGATATGGAACGCCTTTTATTAGATAGCAAAATTGATATGGCCATGGTTGAAAATCAGGCTTCTCAGGCAGGTATTCAATATAAGAATTTTCTTGATGATGAATTGATTATTGTAAGCGGTAAAAATAGTGTTTGCTCTAAAAGAAAGAACATTAGTAAAATAGATTTGCTTCAAATTCCTATTGTTTTGCGCGAAAAAGGTTCGGGTACTTTAGAAGTAATTAAAGAAGCTTTTTTAAAACATAATCTGAATTTCGAAAATTTAAATGTGCCAATTCACTTAGGAAGTACCGAATCAATAAAAAACTTTCTTCTTGCTTTTGATGGTTTGGCAATTGTATCGAAACAGGCTGTAAAAACTGAATTATATTCGAAAAGTCTTGTGGAAATAAAGGTAAAAGGTTTTAGTATTCCCAGAAAGTTTCGTATTGCAAATAAAATGGGTCATAAAAGTCGACAAATTGAATTATTCGAG